In a single window of the Vibrio celticus genome:
- a CDS encoding SGNH/GDSL hydrolase family protein, translating into MEDKQLLAALQQHPVLDLYQLFQEVGQNRSLYALLERLSSLKEHHRLSTRLSSFKPHIEGLLAQFDSTTPDSEILKAVALQSEIQQRGHSMSRYIMTSDNHRHFSPNADLVMFGDSITEWAPWADIFRDISMVNRGLAGDTTTGMLRRIDTTLNVKPKLVCFMAGINDLAQGYDVDHIYQNYIDMLKVWQENEIRILVQSTLYVGSKLQGLNPSVELLNSKLSEYCTQQGIAFLDVNSVLSPNKLLSNEYSCDDLHLNAKAYQTWAEILQPTIAELLK; encoded by the coding sequence ATGGAAGACAAGCAATTACTTGCCGCGCTACAACAACACCCTGTCCTCGATCTCTATCAGTTATTCCAAGAAGTTGGTCAAAACCGCTCTCTCTATGCATTACTAGAGAGGCTATCTTCCCTTAAAGAACATCACCGATTGAGCACTCGTCTTAGTTCTTTTAAACCTCACATCGAAGGGTTGTTGGCTCAATTTGATAGCACTACACCAGATAGCGAGATCCTCAAAGCGGTCGCTCTTCAGTCTGAGATTCAGCAGCGAGGCCACAGTATGAGTCGTTACATCATGACATCAGATAATCATCGCCATTTTTCTCCAAATGCAGATTTAGTGATGTTTGGCGATTCGATCACCGAGTGGGCACCGTGGGCGGATATTTTCCGTGATATCTCGATGGTCAACCGTGGCTTAGCGGGTGACACCACAACGGGCATGTTGCGCCGTATTGATACCACGTTGAATGTGAAGCCAAAGCTGGTGTGTTTTATGGCAGGGATAAACGATTTAGCTCAGGGTTATGATGTCGACCATATCTACCAGAACTACATTGATATGCTTAAGGTGTGGCAAGAAAATGAGATTCGCATATTGGTGCAATCAACGCTTTATGTTGGCTCTAAACTGCAAGGTTTAAATCCGTCGGTTGAACTGCTCAATAGCAAGCTAAGCGAGTACTGTACACAGCAAGGCATTGCGTTCTTAGATGTGAATTCAGTATTGTCACCTAATAAGTTGTTGTCGAACGAGTACTCGTGTGATGACTTGCATTTGAATGCGAAGGCTTATCAAACTTGGGCTGAGATACTTCAACCTACGATAGCTGAGCTACTAAAATAG